In Armatimonadia bacterium, the following are encoded in one genomic region:
- a CDS encoding thymidylate kinase codes for MTTRVAHPGKLFVVEGIDGSGKSTQISLLYKWLIAQKYSVFFSEWNSSALVKRTTSRGKRKRLLTPTTFSLIHATDFADRTEQNILPPLKAGAVVLADRYIYTAFARDVARGCHPEWVRELYSFAVQPTIAFYFRVPLEVALQRILSGRPELKWYEAGLDLGLADDPYESFRLFQARILEQYESMVPEFGLHVIDATLPIAQQQEQVREAVKPYLEAVLMQPDTGQRVEASVVGGEH; via the coding sequence GTGACGACTCGCGTAGCCCACCCTGGTAAGCTCTTCGTCGTGGAGGGGATTGATGGGTCCGGCAAGAGCACGCAGATCTCGCTCTTGTACAAGTGGCTCATCGCCCAGAAGTACTCGGTGTTTTTCTCCGAATGGAACTCGTCGGCGCTGGTGAAACGCACCACTTCGCGTGGCAAGCGCAAGCGCCTGCTGACACCCACAACCTTCAGCCTCATCCATGCGACAGACTTCGCCGACCGCACCGAGCAGAACATCTTGCCGCCGCTGAAGGCGGGCGCGGTCGTCCTGGCCGACCGCTACATCTACACGGCCTTCGCGCGAGACGTTGCGCGTGGCTGTCATCCCGAGTGGGTCCGCGAGCTGTATTCCTTTGCCGTCCAGCCGACCATCGCCTTCTACTTCCGCGTGCCCCTGGAGGTGGCGCTGCAGCGAATCCTCTCGGGACGACCGGAGCTGAAGTGGTATGAGGCCGGTCTGGACCTGGGGCTGGCCGATGACCCCTACGAGAGCTTCCGGCTTTTCCAGGCGCGCATCCTCGAGCAGTACGAGAGCATGGTACCGGAGTTCGGCCTGCATGTGATCGATGCGACCTTGCCGATCGCCCAGCAGCAGGAGCAGGTGCGAGAGGCCGTGAAGCCGTATCTCGAGGCAGTGCTGATGCAGCCGGATACGGGCCAGAGGGTCGAGGCTTCTGTGGTGGGAGGTGAGCACTGA
- a CDS encoding DUF362 domain-containing protein, whose translation MPEVQIRECQTYERPLVSQAVRSCFDALASASQLLRRGARVLVKPNVINARPPERAVCTHPEVVRAVAEIALEAGCEVLVADEPGYALTGVPELVFQSSGIAQGCEGLPVEFDMLKRGGYRTVTVPHPLQLETVSIARRALDADVVINLAKCKTHPQTLLTGAVKNMFGTVAPRERIQVHTLGTFKALGEALADTFSGCVPHLNVMDAVIGMEGKGPSHGVPRPLGLICASEDAVALDAVMEHITGFAPGEVRTTTAAAEKGLGEADLSRIQVRGADLASLRHPLKRAPGGIRHGFPGWMGHLIRDMIWVRPLVDPKVCIRCGACAGICPAHAVTVEDFAVIDYHKCLECFCCQEVCPVGAIDTRRSWLARRIIGRPADRH comes from the coding sequence ATGCCTGAAGTGCAGATTCGTGAGTGCCAGACTTACGAGCGTCCCCTTGTGTCGCAGGCGGTGCGCTCGTGCTTTGACGCTCTGGCGTCAGCGTCCCAGTTGCTCCGTCGCGGGGCCCGGGTGCTCGTGAAGCCCAACGTGATCAATGCACGACCGCCAGAGCGTGCGGTATGCACCCATCCTGAGGTCGTCCGAGCAGTGGCCGAGATTGCCCTGGAGGCCGGCTGTGAGGTGCTGGTCGCCGATGAGCCGGGCTACGCGCTCACCGGGGTGCCGGAGTTGGTCTTCCAGTCCTCCGGGATCGCCCAGGGATGCGAGGGCCTGCCGGTGGAGTTCGACATGCTCAAGCGGGGCGGCTACCGCACAGTGACGGTCCCGCACCCGCTGCAGCTCGAGACCGTCTCCATTGCCCGGCGAGCCCTCGACGCCGACGTGGTCATCAACCTCGCCAAGTGCAAGACCCATCCCCAGACGCTGCTGACGGGTGCGGTCAAGAACATGTTCGGCACCGTGGCCCCGCGGGAGCGCATCCAGGTCCACACCCTGGGGACCTTCAAGGCCCTGGGCGAGGCCCTGGCTGACACCTTCTCGGGCTGCGTACCCCACCTCAACGTCATGGACGCCGTGATCGGCATGGAGGGCAAGGGCCCAAGCCATGGCGTACCGCGTCCCCTGGGGCTGATCTGTGCCTCTGAAGACGCCGTGGCCCTCGATGCGGTGATGGAACACATCACAGGTTTCGCACCGGGTGAGGTGCGTACCACGACCGCCGCAGCCGAGAAGGGCCTCGGGGAAGCTGACCTCTCCCGCATCCAGGTTCGGGGCGCTGACCTGGCCTCGCTGCGGCACCCTCTGAAGCGAGCGCCCGGCGGGATTCGTCACGGCTTCCCAGGCTGGATGGGTCACCTCATCCGCGACATGATCTGGGTGCGTCCGCTGGTCGACCCGAAGGTCTGCATCCGCTGCGGAGCCTGCGCCGGTATCTGTCCGGCCCATGCGGTGACCGTGGAGGACTTCGCGGTGATCGACTACCACAAGTGTCTCGAGTGCTTCTGCTGCCAGGAGGTGTGCCCGGTCGGGGCTATCGATACCCGTCGCAGTTGGCTGGCCAGGCGGATCATCGGGCGGCCCGCAGATCGCCACTGA
- a CDS encoding DUF6785 family protein: protein MISRSPRSKGEGPAVSTRALVLGALLIPVNVYWVMTVEGIWHTGHPTVMALPWGVVFNIILLLLVNVALRRLAPKYAFTQAELVTIYAMVAVACMLAGHDTLQLGVPDLSHGWWFATEANRWGDLFQKDLPRFATVSDPRVLEPFYDGHTTLYTRERVLAWYGPVLWWCAVVFAVGLVMVGINVLLRKQWTEREKLGFPIVQLPLAMTADGGSTRFFSNRALWVGIVCGALLDLWNGLHYFFPQIPLIDVRHDGTHFLEAQTWGRPWSAIGRTGIPLYPFMTALGFLIPLDLCFSMWFFFLFRKLEQVVAVTMPIQMMPKLPYLEAQTYGAWFVLFGYAMWVGRRYFGELWQGIRSGRVSEAKDVGDPMSNRGALLAIVGGLAFLIYFCLRMGMTAAAAIPFLLFCFLIHTAMTRVRAELGPPAHEIAGNINASNLEVMVAGTRALGTRNLVAYPLFYWLSGRGYRTTPMPVQLEAFKMAEASGAEPSRLAAGMVLAFLLGGLFSYWSAIHLTYIHGTTPLINHNAGAWAQLASWINYPQEPNWQGMVFMGAGGVFTALLTWMRINFVWWPLHPAGYALGMVFGVEYFWSCLVIAWVVKWAILHWAGHKAYQRFTPVVHGIIIGEYAIGAFWSAMSVILQRPMYDFSPG from the coding sequence TTGATTTCACGCAGCCCCAGGTCCAAGGGAGAAGGCCCCGCCGTCAGCACTCGTGCGCTGGTTCTCGGGGCCCTTCTCATTCCCGTCAACGTCTACTGGGTGATGACCGTCGAGGGGATCTGGCACACCGGCCATCCGACCGTTATGGCGCTGCCCTGGGGTGTCGTGTTCAACATCATCCTGCTATTGCTGGTGAACGTGGCGCTGAGGCGGCTGGCCCCGAAGTACGCCTTCACGCAGGCGGAGCTTGTCACCATCTACGCCATGGTCGCCGTTGCCTGCATGCTGGCCGGGCATGACACCTTGCAGCTTGGTGTCCCCGACCTGAGCCACGGCTGGTGGTTTGCGACGGAGGCGAACCGCTGGGGAGACCTGTTCCAAAAGGACCTGCCCCGGTTCGCCACGGTCAGCGACCCCAGAGTGCTCGAACCCTTCTACGACGGCCACACGACCTTGTACACCAGGGAGCGCGTACTGGCCTGGTATGGTCCGGTCCTGTGGTGGTGCGCCGTGGTGTTTGCGGTCGGCCTCGTGATGGTGGGCATCAACGTACTGCTCCGCAAGCAGTGGACCGAGCGCGAGAAGCTTGGTTTCCCGATCGTGCAGCTTCCGCTGGCGATGACGGCCGACGGCGGCAGCACACGGTTCTTCTCGAACCGCGCTCTCTGGGTCGGGATTGTCTGCGGTGCCCTCCTGGACCTGTGGAACGGCCTGCACTACTTCTTCCCGCAAATCCCACTGATCGATGTTCGGCACGACGGCACGCACTTCTTGGAGGCTCAGACCTGGGGCCGTCCGTGGAGCGCGATTGGTCGTACCGGCATTCCCCTGTACCCCTTCATGACCGCCCTGGGGTTCCTGATCCCCCTGGACCTGTGCTTTTCGATGTGGTTCTTCTTCCTCTTCCGCAAGCTGGAGCAGGTCGTGGCCGTCACCATGCCGATCCAGATGATGCCGAAGCTGCCCTACCTCGAGGCTCAGACCTACGGCGCCTGGTTCGTGCTGTTCGGGTATGCGATGTGGGTGGGACGACGCTACTTCGGGGAGCTTTGGCAGGGCATCCGCAGCGGTCGCGTCTCGGAGGCGAAGGACGTCGGCGACCCCATGAGCAACCGGGGCGCGCTGCTTGCCATCGTGGGCGGCCTGGCCTTCCTGATCTACTTCTGCCTGCGAATGGGAATGACGGCCGCTGCGGCGATTCCTTTCCTACTGTTCTGCTTCCTGATCCATACCGCGATGACCCGTGTGCGTGCTGAGCTGGGGCCACCTGCGCACGAGATCGCCGGGAACATCAACGCAAGCAACCTCGAGGTGATGGTGGCCGGCACGCGGGCACTGGGGACGCGGAACCTGGTGGCCTACCCGCTCTTCTACTGGCTCTCGGGGCGAGGCTACCGCACAACCCCCATGCCGGTCCAGCTTGAGGCCTTCAAGATGGCGGAGGCCTCCGGCGCCGAACCGTCACGACTGGCGGCCGGGATGGTGCTGGCCTTCCTCCTCGGCGGGCTGTTCAGCTACTGGTCCGCCATCCACCTGACCTACATCCACGGGACAACACCGCTGATCAACCACAACGCAGGCGCCTGGGCCCAGTTGGCGAGCTGGATCAACTACCCGCAGGAGCCCAACTGGCAGGGCATGGTCTTCATGGGAGCCGGAGGCGTCTTCACGGCCCTGCTGACCTGGATGCGAATCAACTTCGTCTGGTGGCCGCTGCATCCAGCCGGCTACGCCCTGGGAATGGTGTTTGGCGTGGAGTACTTCTGGAGCTGCCTTGTGATCGCGTGGGTGGTGAAGTGGGCGATCCTGCACTGGGCCGGCCACAAGGCCTATCAGCGGTTCACCCCGGTGGTCCACGGAATCATCATTGGTGAGTACGCCATCGGCGCCTTCTGGAGTGCGATGAGCGTGATCCTCCAGCGGCCTATGTACGACTTCTCACCAGGTTAG
- a CDS encoding thymidylate kinase, giving the protein MAPLRSYWHPLPGAPTEDVPGKLIVLEGTDGVGRSTQIEMLKRWLESLGLAVFDTGLTRSNLAGRDLQSAKEGHTMGAVTQALYYATDFADRLENEMVPALRAGYIVLTDRYIYSLIARAVVRGADPAWMKHVYGLAVVPDLVLYLQADLPTLVPRVLARGGFDYWESGADYIHAESRYDCFVQHQQALLKAFETMSEQYGFVVVDANRPVRVVFQDLRAHIVRLVEGMTPPESGLEGIPEDIPTPRPLETERSSRSIADIIADLLGALKDE; this is encoded by the coding sequence ATGGCGCCGCTTCGAAGCTACTGGCACCCGCTTCCGGGTGCTCCAACCGAGGATGTACCGGGCAAGCTGATCGTGCTGGAAGGCACTGACGGCGTCGGCCGCAGCACCCAGATCGAGATGCTCAAGCGGTGGCTGGAGAGCCTGGGCCTGGCGGTCTTCGATACGGGTCTGACGCGGTCCAACCTGGCCGGTCGAGACCTCCAGAGCGCCAAAGAGGGCCACACGATGGGTGCGGTGACCCAGGCGTTGTACTACGCCACCGACTTCGCCGACCGTCTCGAGAACGAGATGGTCCCGGCCCTGCGGGCAGGCTACATCGTACTCACCGACCGCTACATCTACTCTCTGATCGCGCGAGCGGTAGTGCGGGGCGCGGATCCTGCGTGGATGAAGCATGTCTACGGGCTCGCGGTCGTTCCCGACCTGGTCCTGTACCTACAGGCCGATCTGCCGACACTTGTGCCGCGGGTTCTGGCCCGGGGAGGCTTCGACTACTGGGAATCCGGCGCGGACTACATCCATGCAGAGAGCCGCTACGACTGCTTCGTCCAGCACCAGCAGGCGCTCCTGAAGGCCTTTGAAACGATGTCCGAGCAGTACGGCTTTGTGGTGGTGGATGCGAACCGACCAGTGCGGGTTGTCTTCCAGGACCTGCGGGCGCATATCGTCCGGCTAGTGGAGGGAATGACCCCGCCCGAATCGGGGCTTGAGGGGATCCCGGAGGACATTCCGACTCCGCGTCCGCTGGAGACTGAGCGGTCCTCGCGCAGCATCGCCGACATCATTGCCGACCTTCTCGGTGCGCTGAAGGACGAATGA
- a CDS encoding PAS domain-containing protein, with protein MDLISAFKSVSRQVRDAALAVDPEGTVMFVSPYLERVLPNATSECLGQPVRDVLPVVAGEDPAVIDAVVVACRQGRAWEAPANLQTQLSGGCGGLIRVAPLSWEGYRLGATVTALTIDGEGNLLCVPREITRRFQVMVEASPDFVFALDRNNRIEYANRHARGLLGLSLAEIVGRMPSDLFPAEAYEHQNASLERVRQTGEMYRVTSPVTVGDCELWLDTCLVPVKDASGTATSVVGVSRDVSDLKRAEGELQQSEERLRVVLESTDDIVLLSDAEGQIVYYNGPSRYGVPRDAVAGTEIGAFFPPEQSEEMLRQLRQVVETGRTMTFETSVTWQGEEEWFSDNRSPVHGPDGSIAGVATISRNITALKRSENALRRSEALYRTALDAVQAWMFVVDGDLKVLVANRSLREALRRAGRPEDVTGLPVSVAFPDFPSEMVNSYEELLVTGRKQTTVESVHLGDSVLTLETTKAPVFENGQVVQVVTSMHDVTDLKRAEETHRLATLGQVAAGVAHEFNNLLAGMMAKADLAADTSAGDLPEFITRACAHGAEVCRSLLAFGKPSEPSQEPIYVEQVMEAAISLAAGRLHKTNVIVRRTYQTEGERICADGGQLGQVFLNLIINACDAMCTNGRAKAEGTLTVGTEPLRKGGSDWVCVTVADTGCGIAPDNLARIFEPFFTTKGDPAQGQRGGTGLGLSVSQRIVAAHAGTMEVRSSLGSGTTFSLCFPAYKARSSSAEAPESQAQPGGKVEHPSQPSRAILLAEDDEDLVVLFGAILAHEGHNVTMAMTTAEAVAKLQSARFDLVLSDLLLPGGGGREILAEAGKLAAPPPVIIMTGMNDSGTARELVELGAARFLDKPVSRNALLEAVAEVLGKR; from the coding sequence ATGGATCTGATCAGCGCTTTCAAGTCCGTGTCCAGACAGGTACGGGATGCTGCACTGGCTGTAGATCCCGAAGGCACGGTTATGTTCGTAAGCCCATATCTTGAGCGCGTGCTACCCAACGCCACTTCCGAGTGCCTGGGGCAGCCGGTGCGAGACGTGCTGCCGGTGGTCGCAGGCGAAGACCCGGCAGTGATCGACGCCGTCGTGGTAGCCTGCCGCCAAGGGAGAGCGTGGGAGGCCCCCGCCAACCTACAGACGCAACTCTCAGGCGGTTGTGGCGGGCTGATCCGCGTCGCGCCCCTGTCCTGGGAGGGATACAGGCTCGGGGCAACAGTGACGGCCCTCACCATCGATGGCGAGGGGAACCTGCTGTGCGTACCCCGGGAGATCACTCGGCGGTTCCAGGTGATGGTTGAGGCGTCACCCGACTTCGTCTTCGCCCTGGACAGGAACAACCGTATCGAGTACGCCAATCGCCATGCGAGAGGCCTCCTCGGCCTCTCCCTCGCCGAGATCGTCGGCAGGATGCCTTCCGATCTCTTCCCCGCGGAGGCCTACGAGCATCAGAACGCGTCTCTTGAACGCGTGCGCCAGACGGGTGAGATGTACCGAGTGACAAGCCCGGTGACCGTCGGCGACTGCGAGCTTTGGTTGGACACTTGCCTGGTGCCGGTCAAGGATGCGTCGGGGACGGCAACCTCTGTCGTGGGGGTGTCTCGCGACGTCTCCGACCTCAAGCGTGCCGAGGGCGAGCTTCAGCAGAGCGAGGAACGCTTGCGGGTAGTGCTGGAAAGCACCGATGACATCGTGCTCCTCAGCGACGCAGAGGGACAGATAGTCTACTATAACGGGCCGTCCCGGTACGGAGTCCCGCGCGATGCAGTGGCGGGGACGGAGATCGGTGCCTTCTTCCCACCGGAACAGTCCGAGGAGATGCTCCGGCAGCTGCGCCAGGTCGTCGAGACCGGCCGGACCATGACCTTCGAGACCAGCGTCACCTGGCAGGGCGAGGAAGAGTGGTTTTCTGATAACCGCAGCCCCGTCCATGGCCCAGACGGCAGCATCGCCGGCGTGGCCACGATCAGCCGCAACATCACCGCGCTCAAGCGGTCTGAGAACGCCTTGCGACGCTCCGAGGCGCTGTACCGGACGGCCCTTGACGCCGTGCAGGCGTGGATGTTCGTCGTAGACGGCGACCTCAAGGTCCTCGTGGCCAACCGGAGCCTGCGCGAGGCGCTTCGCCGGGCCGGCAGACCAGAAGATGTGACCGGGCTGCCAGTCTCGGTTGCCTTCCCCGACTTCCCATCGGAGATGGTGAACAGCTACGAGGAGTTGCTCGTCACCGGTAGGAAGCAGACCACTGTGGAATCCGTGCACCTGGGAGACAGCGTCCTGACCCTCGAGACGACCAAAGCCCCTGTGTTTGAGAACGGCCAGGTTGTACAGGTCGTGACCTCCATGCACGACGTGACCGACCTCAAGCGAGCGGAGGAAACCCACCGACTGGCGACGCTTGGCCAGGTTGCTGCCGGCGTAGCGCACGAGTTCAACAACCTGCTGGCCGGCATGATGGCAAAGGCAGACCTCGCCGCCGACACCTCTGCCGGCGACCTGCCGGAGTTCATCACCCGCGCCTGTGCTCACGGAGCAGAGGTCTGCCGAAGCCTGCTGGCCTTCGGCAAACCGAGTGAGCCCTCCCAGGAGCCCATCTACGTAGAGCAGGTCATGGAGGCTGCGATCTCCCTCGCCGCCGGTCGCCTCCACAAGACCAACGTCATCGTCCGTCGGACCTATCAGACGGAGGGCGAGCGCATCTGCGCAGATGGTGGGCAACTGGGACAGGTCTTCCTGAACCTGATCATCAACGCCTGCGACGCCATGTGCACCAACGGGAGAGCCAAGGCTGAAGGCACGCTGACCGTTGGAACGGAGCCACTGCGGAAGGGCGGCTCAGACTGGGTCTGCGTGACGGTGGCCGACACCGGCTGCGGCATCGCACCGGACAATCTGGCACGGATCTTCGAGCCCTTCTTCACTACCAAGGGAGACCCCGCGCAGGGCCAGCGTGGAGGCACCGGCCTGGGGCTCTCTGTGTCGCAGCGCATCGTTGCTGCCCACGCCGGTACGATGGAGGTGCGAAGCAGCCTGGGGAGCGGCACCACCTTCAGCCTCTGCTTCCCGGCCTACAAGGCTCGGTCGTCGTCGGCCGAAGCCCCAGAGTCGCAGGCGCAACCGGGCGGTAAGGTTGAGCACCCCTCGCAGCCGTCGCGGGCAATCCTGCTGGCTGAGGATGACGAAGACTTGGTCGTGCTGTTCGGCGCCATCCTGGCCCACGAGGGCCACAATGTGACGATGGCGATGACCACCGCCGAGGCCGTGGCGAAGCTCCAGAGCGCCCGCTTCGACCTGGTGCTCTCCGACCTCCTGCTGCCCGGTGGCGGAGGGCGTGAGATCCTCGCAGAAGCCGGGAAGCTCGCGGCACCTCCCCCAGTCATCATCATGACGGGGATGAACGACAGCGGCACCGCCAGGGAACTGGTGGAACTCGGAGCCGCCCGCTTCCTCGACAAGCCTGTGAGCCGCAACGCCTTGCTTGAGGCCGTAGCCGAGGTGCTCGGGAAACGATGA
- the cofC gene encoding 2-phospho-L-lactate guanylyltransferase, whose product MRLGQRAELVVLVPHKSLQRTKTRLRSVLSREARQALSLMMLRHVLGVCYELQGVTQRLLCAPPELEPLAGEYGATLIAGGEAGMRRDVMAAARDPRIAGRSAMLFVSSDLPLVTVEDLEALVEAWNRCADLVLAPDGRERGTNALLVNEPEVFPYAFGEAVGPGSFHTHRDQALGHDLCVEVVRRPGLQLDLDLPEDLAELLRQAPQDALSGYCQARFDDRFSFEG is encoded by the coding sequence ATGAGACTGGGACAGCGGGCGGAACTCGTGGTTCTGGTGCCCCACAAGAGCTTGCAGCGCACCAAGACGCGACTGCGGTCCGTCCTGTCGCGTGAGGCACGGCAAGCGCTGTCGCTGATGATGCTGCGCCACGTCCTTGGGGTATGCTATGAACTCCAGGGGGTGACGCAGCGGCTCCTGTGTGCGCCACCCGAACTGGAACCGCTGGCCGGCGAGTATGGCGCGACCCTGATTGCGGGTGGCGAAGCGGGAATGCGGCGTGATGTGATGGCGGCCGCTCGTGACCCGAGGATCGCCGGGCGCAGCGCCATGCTGTTCGTCTCTTCCGACCTGCCGCTGGTCACCGTCGAGGACCTGGAGGCGCTGGTGGAGGCCTGGAACCGCTGCGCTGACCTGGTCCTGGCGCCGGATGGACGGGAGCGAGGGACGAATGCGTTGCTTGTGAACGAGCCCGAAGTGTTCCCCTATGCCTTCGGGGAGGCCGTCGGTCCAGGTAGCTTCCACACCCATCGAGACCAGGCCCTCGGGCACGACCTGTGTGTCGAAGTCGTCAGGCGTCCCGGGCTACAGTTGGACCTCGACCTGCCCGAAGACCTTGCTGAGTTGCTTCGGCAAGCGCCTCAGGATGCACTATCAGGCTACTGTCAGGCACGCTTCGACGACAGGTTCAGTTTCGAGGGTTGA